The Cryptosporangium aurantiacum genome has a window encoding:
- a CDS encoding carboxymuconolactone decarboxylase family protein: protein MTRLPRFSPDDLDDAQRAVYGAVTGGRRASGPQAFPLTDDAGALRGPFNAMLLSPPVGGALQAVGEAVRYASVLGDRARELAILAVAAHEDSAFERAAHEAVGRRAGLDESELAAVRAGSEPATLSDQERITLRTARALLRDRTLDDAGYAAAVGVLGERALFELTTLVGYYATLALQLRVFAAE, encoded by the coding sequence GTGACCCGCCTCCCCCGCTTCTCGCCCGATGATTTGGACGACGCTCAGCGGGCCGTCTACGGCGCGGTCACCGGCGGGCGGCGGGCGTCCGGGCCGCAGGCGTTCCCGCTGACCGACGACGCCGGTGCGCTGCGCGGGCCGTTCAACGCGATGCTGCTCAGCCCGCCGGTCGGGGGCGCGCTCCAGGCCGTCGGCGAGGCGGTGCGGTACGCGTCGGTGCTCGGCGACCGGGCCCGCGAGCTGGCGATCCTCGCGGTCGCCGCGCACGAGGACAGCGCGTTCGAGCGCGCCGCCCACGAGGCCGTCGGGCGACGCGCCGGACTCGACGAGTCCGAGCTCGCGGCCGTGCGCGCCGGCAGCGAACCGGCGACGCTGAGCGACCAGGAGCGGATCACGCTGCGGACGGCCCGGGCGCTGCTGCGCGACCGCACGCTGGACGACGCGGGTTACGCGGCGGCGGTCGGCGTGCTCGGCGAGCGCGCGCTGTTCGAGCTGACGACGCTCGTCGGCTACTACGCGACGCTCGCCCTCCAGCTCCGGGTGTTCGCCGCCGAGTGA
- a CDS encoding ATP-binding protein, translating to MLRCRVLGPLEIERPGTTPARLPRRQRALLTRLLLARGRVVTFDALADCVWGDEDGPADVRGALYTLASRVRAVLGNGLVTHSTGYSLALPSDAVDAWAFEDGLHAARAADGRVALERYERLLADWRGRAFDEFADGFAAAESVRLEELRRCAVAERIDLLIDLGDTASAVAIAEARATAHPLREAAEARWMETPAAAPAPARVPAPPGSFVGRSAELAALADAVEQGRLVTVVGPGGIGKTRLAVEFARARLDAAATHWVDLAAAPDPAATPFVFCDALRLTIPAARDVRTTLVTALARAPATVLVDNCEHVVDAVADLVAELTRACPELTVLATSREPLAIDGEQVVGLGPLPTDGAVELLRRRLRESGDPDPAPDAVLTALSARLDGMPLALELAAARAATLGLAALERSMAAPATRGRPDRHRDLVTVFDWSYRLLGEQEQRLLRRLAVFPDWFSFADVTGVCADDVLPAADIDGRLGALVAKSFVVRRSEVRAGERAYRLLVPVREFADRLLAATHEDERLRQRHAETVVAAAEDAAALLGTPAEPGGWRELAVAAPRLRAVYAWCRDNVRTDLAVRLSAALHRYACVRDDHEMLGWAETARLLPGAAAHPLRGLLCASAATRLMARGEWDAARRLAASGVAESGSDAPIPLIVLGDVEGAFDDGGESTYRRAWTVAREQGDAWGELEAAGNIAINRAHRGDLAERDVWIERCRAVLDRSSSPLLQAIMLYVFGVCHGSVDPASAETYLVRCHQLATRLGAAYVAGAAMTRITRFRSRLADLGRSLEIFETAIDQWRATGNRGELWVTLYRLVPFLVDAGEPETALAVYTAAIGSAELPERHLREHPHVRPVEQARAALGPAAVAGRLEWTGADAERVARAALAAIGRAARTS from the coding sequence GTGCTGCGCTGCCGGGTGCTCGGGCCGCTGGAGATCGAACGGCCCGGCACGACGCCTGCCCGGTTACCGCGGCGGCAGCGGGCGCTGCTGACCCGTCTCCTGCTCGCGCGCGGCCGGGTGGTCACGTTCGACGCGCTCGCCGACTGCGTCTGGGGTGACGAGGACGGGCCCGCCGACGTCCGCGGCGCGCTCTACACGCTCGCGTCCCGGGTCCGGGCTGTGCTCGGCAACGGCCTGGTCACCCACTCGACCGGGTACTCTCTGGCGCTGCCGTCCGACGCCGTCGACGCGTGGGCGTTCGAGGACGGGCTGCACGCGGCCCGCGCCGCCGACGGCCGGGTCGCGCTCGAGCGGTACGAGCGGCTGCTCGCCGACTGGCGCGGGCGGGCGTTCGACGAGTTCGCGGACGGGTTCGCCGCCGCGGAGTCGGTGCGGCTGGAGGAGCTGCGGCGGTGCGCGGTCGCGGAACGGATCGACCTGCTGATCGATCTCGGGGACACGGCGTCGGCGGTCGCGATCGCGGAGGCACGCGCGACCGCGCATCCGCTCCGGGAGGCGGCCGAGGCCCGGTGGATGGAGACGCCGGCCGCTGCGCCGGCACCGGCCCGGGTTCCGGCCCCGCCCGGGTCGTTCGTCGGGCGATCGGCGGAGCTGGCCGCGCTCGCCGACGCGGTGGAGCAGGGCCGGCTCGTCACGGTCGTCGGTCCGGGTGGTATCGGCAAGACCCGGCTCGCGGTCGAGTTCGCCCGTGCCCGCCTGGATGCCGCGGCCACGCACTGGGTGGACCTCGCGGCAGCACCCGACCCGGCCGCGACCCCGTTCGTGTTCTGCGACGCGCTGCGGCTGACGATCCCGGCGGCCCGCGACGTCCGGACGACGCTGGTCACGGCGCTCGCACGGGCGCCGGCGACCGTGCTCGTGGACAACTGCGAGCACGTCGTCGACGCGGTGGCCGACCTGGTCGCCGAACTGACCCGCGCGTGCCCGGAGCTGACCGTGCTGGCCACCAGCCGGGAGCCGCTGGCCATCGACGGCGAGCAGGTCGTCGGGCTCGGGCCGCTGCCCACCGACGGCGCGGTCGAGCTGCTGCGGCGCCGGCTGCGGGAGAGCGGCGACCCCGACCCGGCGCCGGACGCGGTGCTGACCGCGCTGTCCGCGCGGCTGGACGGCATGCCGCTCGCGCTGGAGCTCGCGGCGGCGCGGGCCGCCACGCTGGGCCTCGCGGCGCTCGAACGTTCGATGGCGGCCCCGGCCACGCGCGGGCGGCCCGATCGCCACCGCGACCTGGTGACGGTGTTCGACTGGTCGTACCGGCTGCTCGGCGAGCAGGAGCAGCGGCTACTGCGGCGGCTCGCGGTGTTCCCGGACTGGTTCTCGTTCGCCGACGTCACCGGCGTCTGCGCGGACGACGTTCTGCCTGCTGCGGACATCGACGGGCGGCTCGGTGCGCTGGTCGCCAAGTCGTTCGTCGTCCGCCGCTCGGAGGTGCGCGCGGGCGAACGCGCGTACCGGCTGCTGGTGCCGGTCCGGGAGTTCGCCGACCGGCTCCTGGCCGCGACCCACGAGGACGAGCGGCTCCGGCAGAGGCACGCCGAGACGGTCGTGGCCGCGGCCGAGGACGCGGCGGCGCTGCTCGGCACACCGGCCGAGCCGGGCGGCTGGCGCGAGCTGGCGGTCGCGGCGCCGCGGCTGCGGGCGGTGTACGCCTGGTGCCGGGACAACGTCCGCACCGACCTCGCGGTGCGGCTCTCCGCGGCGCTGCACCGGTACGCGTGTGTCCGGGACGACCACGAGATGCTCGGCTGGGCCGAGACCGCCCGGCTGCTGCCCGGCGCCGCAGCGCATCCGCTCCGCGGGCTGCTCTGCGCGTCGGCCGCGACCCGGTTGATGGCGCGCGGCGAGTGGGACGCCGCCCGGCGGCTCGCCGCCTCCGGGGTCGCCGAGTCCGGCAGCGACGCGCCGATCCCGCTGATCGTGCTCGGCGACGTGGAGGGGGCGTTCGACGACGGCGGCGAGTCCACGTACCGGCGCGCGTGGACGGTCGCCCGCGAGCAGGGGGATGCCTGGGGCGAACTGGAGGCGGCCGGGAACATCGCGATCAACCGCGCACACCGGGGTGACCTCGCCGAACGCGACGTGTGGATCGAACGGTGCCGCGCCGTGCTGGACCGGTCCTCGTCGCCGCTGCTGCAGGCGATCATGCTGTACGTGTTCGGCGTCTGCCACGGCAGCGTCGACCCGGCCTCCGCCGAGACGTACCTGGTGCGCTGCCACCAGCTGGCGACGCGGCTGGGCGCCGCCTACGTCGCCGGGGCCGCGATGACCCGGATCACCCGGTTCCGCTCCCGGCTCGCGGACCTCGGGCGCAGCCTGGAGATCTTCGAGACCGCGATCGACCAGTGGCGGGCCACCGGCAACCGCGGCGAGCTGTGGGTGACGCTCTACCGGCTGGTGCCGTTCCTGGTCGACGCCGGCGAGCCGGAGACCGCGCTGGCGGTCTACACCGCCGCGATCGGCTCGGCCGAGCTGCCCGAGCGTCACCTGCGTGAACACCCGCACGTCCGGCCCGTGGAGCAGGCGCGGGCCGCGCTCGGTCCGGCCGCGGTCGCGGGGCGCCTGGAGTGGACCGGCGCGGATGCCGAGCGCGTCGCCCGCGCCGCGCTCGCCGCGATCGGTCGCGCGGCGCGGACGTCGTGA
- a CDS encoding flavin-containing monooxygenase, translating into MSVSPEHVDVVIVGAGISGIGAAYYLQNRVPGKTYTILEARGATGGTWDLFRYPGIRSDSDLHTFGYEFKPWRDEQSIAGADKILAYLRETAAENNIDRHVRFHHRVLGASWSSADARWLVDVERTDTGERTQLSANWIFSATGYYRYDEGFTPHFEGRENFRGEIVHPQHWPEDLDYAGKRIVVIGSGATAVTLVPALAATAAHVTMLQRTPTYIMPVPSKDPIANRLRKLLPPDRAYALTRRKNIAQQAAVWKFSQRFPNAARKIIRSVNAKQLPAGYPVDEHFNPPYGPWDQRLCAVPDGDLFRALRRGTASIVTDRIETFTETGIRLASGRELEADVIVTATGLNLLPFGGVNTTVDGVPVNLPDTVAFRGMMLSGVPNLAFAIGYTNSSWTLKVGLLCEYFCRLLGHMDTHGYDTCVPVVPDPDMPTRPLLDFDAGYVKRSLDQLPRQGLTAPWLMSMNYQADVKLLRNGPVTDPALRFTSVDRADATATVR; encoded by the coding sequence ATGTCTGTTTCACCCGAGCACGTCGACGTGGTGATCGTCGGCGCCGGGATCTCCGGGATCGGCGCGGCCTACTACCTGCAGAACCGGGTCCCGGGAAAGACGTACACGATCCTCGAGGCGCGCGGCGCGACCGGCGGCACCTGGGACCTGTTCCGCTACCCGGGGATCCGCTCGGACTCCGACCTGCACACGTTCGGGTACGAGTTCAAGCCGTGGCGGGACGAGCAGTCGATCGCCGGCGCCGACAAGATCCTCGCCTACCTGCGGGAGACCGCCGCGGAGAACAACATCGACCGCCACGTCCGGTTCCACCACCGGGTGCTGGGCGCGTCCTGGTCCAGCGCCGACGCCCGCTGGCTGGTCGACGTCGAACGCACGGACACCGGTGAGCGGACGCAGCTCTCGGCGAACTGGATCTTCAGTGCGACCGGCTACTACCGCTACGACGAGGGCTTCACACCGCACTTCGAGGGCCGCGAGAACTTCCGCGGCGAGATCGTCCACCCGCAGCACTGGCCGGAGGACCTCGACTACGCGGGCAAGCGGATCGTGGTGATCGGCAGCGGTGCGACCGCGGTGACGCTCGTGCCCGCGCTGGCCGCCACCGCCGCCCACGTGACGATGCTGCAGCGCACGCCGACGTACATCATGCCGGTCCCGTCGAAGGACCCGATCGCCAACCGGCTCCGCAAGCTCCTCCCGCCCGACCGCGCGTACGCGCTGACCCGCCGCAAGAACATCGCGCAGCAGGCCGCGGTCTGGAAGTTCAGCCAGCGGTTCCCGAACGCCGCCCGGAAGATCATCCGCTCGGTCAACGCCAAACAGCTGCCCGCCGGCTACCCGGTCGACGAGCACTTCAACCCGCCGTACGGCCCGTGGGACCAGCGGCTGTGCGCGGTGCCCGACGGGGACCTGTTCCGCGCGCTGCGTCGCGGCACCGCGTCGATCGTCACCGACCGGATCGAGACGTTCACCGAGACCGGGATCCGGCTCGCGTCCGGCCGGGAGCTGGAGGCCGACGTCATCGTCACCGCCACCGGCTTGAACCTGCTGCCGTTCGGCGGGGTGAACACCACGGTCGACGGCGTTCCGGTGAACCTGCCGGACACCGTCGCGTTCCGCGGCATGATGCTCTCCGGCGTCCCGAACCTCGCGTTCGCGATCGGCTACACGAACTCCTCGTGGACGCTGAAGGTCGGTCTGCTCTGCGAGTACTTCTGCCGGCTGCTCGGCCACATGGACACGCACGGTTACGACACCTGCGTCCCGGTGGTGCCCGACCCGGACATGCCGACGCGTCCGCTGCTGGACTTCGACGCCGGGTACGTCAAACGGTCGCTGGACCAGCTGCCCCGGCAGGGCCTGACGGCGCCCTGGCTGATGTCGATGAACTACCAGGCCGACGTCAAGCTGCTGCGCAACGGCCCGGTCACCGACCCGGCGCTGCGGTTCACGTCCGTCGACCGGGCCGACGCGACGGCGACGGTCCGATGA
- a CDS encoding SDR family NAD(P)-dependent oxidoreductase, which yields MSDVTGKVAVVTGAGSGIGRALALELARRGARLAISDIDAAGLAATADEVTALGAPVHADRLDVSDRDAFRAYAAAVAGHYGVVHQLYNNAGIADSAPSILETGYGAFERVLGVNLWGVLHGTKEFLPHLIASGDGHVVTISSLNGYMAQAGLAPYCTSKFAVRGFTETLRSEMLRDGHPVRVTVVHPGGVATNIAVAALTAAKARGETVTAEQETRTRTYSEKLLRMDPRRAATIILDGVRAGRPRILVGNDAKAIDALVRLVPRQYPKLVTWWSKRMFPEP from the coding sequence ATGAGCGACGTCACGGGCAAGGTCGCGGTCGTCACCGGCGCCGGGTCCGGGATCGGCCGGGCGCTGGCGCTCGAGCTGGCCCGCCGGGGCGCGCGCCTGGCGATCAGCGACATCGACGCCGCCGGGCTCGCCGCGACGGCCGACGAGGTGACCGCGCTCGGCGCCCCGGTGCACGCCGACCGCCTCGACGTCAGCGACCGGGACGCGTTCCGCGCATACGCCGCCGCGGTAGCCGGCCACTACGGCGTCGTCCACCAGCTCTACAACAACGCCGGGATCGCCGACTCCGCACCGTCGATCCTGGAGACCGGCTACGGCGCGTTCGAGCGGGTGCTCGGCGTCAACCTGTGGGGCGTTCTGCACGGCACGAAGGAGTTCCTGCCGCACCTGATCGCATCCGGTGACGGGCACGTCGTTACGATCTCCAGCCTCAACGGGTACATGGCGCAGGCCGGGCTCGCCCCCTACTGCACGTCGAAGTTCGCGGTGCGGGGCTTCACCGAGACGCTGCGCTCGGAGATGCTCCGCGACGGGCACCCGGTGCGCGTCACGGTCGTCCACCCTGGCGGCGTCGCGACGAACATCGCGGTCGCCGCGCTGACCGCCGCGAAGGCGCGCGGTGAGACCGTCACCGCCGAGCAGGAGACCCGGACCCGCACCTACAGCGAGAAGCTGCTGCGGATGGACCCGCGGCGGGCGGCCACGATCATCCTCGACGGGGTGCGAGCGGGCCGTCCCCGGATCCTGGTCGGTAACGACGCGAAAGCGATCGACGCGCTGGTCCGGCTGGTGCCGCGGCAGTATCCGAAGCTGGTGACGTGGTGGAGCAAACGGATGTTCCCGGAGCCGTGA
- a CDS encoding PucR family transcriptional regulator, translating to MVEQTDVPGAVSWPTPSPRVRELIRRGAELALHPPDAWVEELYAAALGGERMRAIAEDPVLSEGARRTNVANVLHWATANLQRPGERVPANVTPEILEIARDLVRRGLDERSLDSYRTAQNVAWRHWMDICFGLTDDAAELRELLDVSSRSIATFLDDTVTALTVRMQAERSELTRGTHAERRAAVTLLLEGAPIRRGRAEEQLGYRLGGPHVAAIVWSSTGTPISELEDTAEAVRKAGGAERRLTVLAGTGTVWIWLPTADAPTTEALQACLPGSSPDVRVAVGRPGRDLEGFRRSHLDALTTQRMLARLTSPRRIARFEDVQLVAALTADPTQADEFVADTLGALATAEPELRDTLLTYLREQCNSSRTAERLFTHRNTVLRRLARADDLLPRPLAQNTTAVAAALEVLHWRGRPG from the coding sequence GTGGTGGAGCAAACGGATGTTCCCGGAGCCGTGAGCTGGCCGACGCCGTCGCCGCGGGTCCGCGAGCTGATCCGGCGCGGCGCGGAGCTCGCGCTACACCCGCCGGACGCGTGGGTCGAAGAGCTGTACGCGGCGGCGCTGGGCGGCGAGCGGATGCGGGCGATCGCCGAGGACCCGGTGCTCAGCGAAGGCGCGCGGCGTACGAACGTCGCGAACGTACTGCACTGGGCCACCGCGAACCTGCAGCGGCCGGGGGAGCGGGTACCGGCCAACGTCACCCCGGAGATCCTGGAGATCGCGCGGGACCTGGTGCGGCGCGGCCTCGACGAGCGGTCGCTGGACTCGTATCGCACCGCGCAGAACGTCGCCTGGCGGCACTGGATGGACATCTGCTTCGGGCTGACCGACGACGCCGCCGAGCTGCGGGAATTGCTCGACGTCTCGTCCCGGTCGATCGCGACGTTCCTCGACGACACGGTCACCGCGCTCACCGTGCGGATGCAGGCCGAGCGGTCCGAGCTGACCCGCGGGACCCACGCCGAGCGCCGGGCGGCGGTGACGCTGCTGCTGGAGGGCGCGCCGATCCGCCGCGGGCGGGCCGAGGAGCAGCTCGGGTATCGGCTCGGCGGCCCGCACGTGGCGGCGATCGTCTGGAGCAGCACCGGCACGCCGATCAGCGAGCTGGAGGACACCGCGGAGGCCGTCCGGAAGGCCGGTGGGGCGGAGCGCAGGCTGACGGTGCTGGCCGGCACCGGCACGGTCTGGATCTGGCTGCCGACCGCCGACGCCCCGACCACCGAAGCGCTGCAGGCGTGCCTTCCCGGGAGCAGCCCGGACGTCCGGGTCGCGGTCGGGCGGCCGGGCCGGGACCTGGAGGGGTTCCGGCGCAGCCACCTGGACGCGCTGACCACCCAGCGGATGCTCGCGCGGCTCACCTCGCCGCGCCGGATCGCCCGGTTCGAGGACGTCCAGCTCGTGGCCGCGCTGACCGCCGACCCGACCCAGGCCGACGAGTTCGTGGCCGACACGCTCGGCGCCCTGGCCACGGCCGAGCCGGAGCTGCGGGACACGCTCCTGACCTACCTGCGGGAACAGTGCAACAGCTCGCGTACCGCCGAGCGGCTGTTCACCCACCGCAACACCGTGCTGCGGCGGCTGGCCAGGGCCGACGATCTGCTTCCGCGGCCGCTGGCTCAGAATACGACCGCGGTCGCGGCCGCGCTGGAGGTGCTCCACTGGCGCGGCCGCCCCGGGTGA
- a CDS encoding DUF3455 domain-containing protein produces MWAIGGKRRIRAALALAGVGALAALIAPATAQATDHRPAGHRFTLPPGTPAPDGDYRVLSAYRVVRGVQIYTCDPAGTWNPASTPEATLARYGRHGRIHHYGGPRWTSKRDGSTLLGAVAKRVPKDGTIPWLLLTATRESGGPGTELYAVTHISRVNTSGGLAPTGACTPGEKRAVRYGADYVFWVPKS; encoded by the coding sequence ATGTGGGCCATCGGGGGGAAACGCCGGATCCGGGCCGCACTCGCGCTCGCCGGGGTCGGTGCACTCGCCGCGCTGATCGCACCGGCGACCGCGCAGGCCACCGACCACCGGCCCGCCGGGCACCGCTTCACGCTGCCGCCCGGGACACCGGCGCCGGACGGCGACTACCGGGTGCTCTCGGCGTACCGGGTCGTGCGCGGCGTCCAGATCTACACCTGTGACCCGGCCGGCACCTGGAACCCCGCGTCCACACCGGAGGCCACGCTGGCCCGGTACGGCCGGCACGGCCGGATCCACCACTACGGCGGTCCCCGCTGGACGTCGAAGCGCGACGGGTCGACGCTGCTCGGCGCGGTCGCGAAGCGGGTGCCGAAGGACGGCACGATCCCCTGGCTGTTGCTGACCGCGACCCGGGAGAGCGGCGGTCCGGGCACTGAGCTGTACGCGGTGACCCACATCAGCCGCGTGAACACCAGCGGCGGTCTCGCGCCGACCGGTGCCTGCACACCCGGCGAGAAGCGCGCCGTCCGCTACGGCGCCGACTACGTGTTCTGGGTGCCGAAGTCCTGA
- a CDS encoding SigE family RNA polymerase sigma factor → MSDRPDEAVNSFRDYVQTRLSALQRLAYLLCHDRHRADDLVQDALFKLYLKWDRARAASDLNAYARTTLVRTFLSERRTNWARRVVLVDQLPEEAFADPDGAAVVAVRRALAGLPPRQRAVIALRYYSDLSVEETAQTLGCSDGTVKSQTARGLAALRRALPEAEPNGAATTRTRS, encoded by the coding sequence TTGAGCGACCGGCCCGACGAGGCGGTGAACTCTTTTCGTGACTACGTCCAGACGCGGTTATCCGCGTTGCAGCGCTTGGCCTACCTGCTGTGCCACGATCGGCATCGCGCCGACGACCTGGTTCAGGACGCGCTGTTCAAGCTGTACCTGAAGTGGGATCGGGCGCGCGCCGCCAGCGATCTGAACGCGTATGCGCGCACCACCCTGGTCCGCACGTTCCTCAGTGAACGCCGCACCAACTGGGCGCGCCGGGTGGTGCTGGTCGACCAGCTGCCGGAGGAGGCGTTCGCCGACCCCGACGGTGCCGCCGTCGTCGCCGTCCGCCGGGCACTCGCCGGGCTGCCGCCACGACAGCGCGCGGTGATCGCCCTGCGCTACTACTCCGACCTCTCCGTCGAGGAGACCGCCCAGACGCTGGGCTGCTCGGACGGAACCGTCAAGAGCCAGACCGCTAGGGGCCTCGCCGCCCTTCGCCGCGCGCTGCCCGAGGCAGAGCCGAACGGCGCCGCCACGACCCGGACGAGGAGTTGA
- a CDS encoding cation:proton antiporter, with protein MDPVDLAYAVVGAGALLAGVLPRLLERRPLSLPIAFLGLGMLVFALPLDLGSPDPIEHAETTTRLTEIGVIVALIGAGLKLDRPVGWRRWSVTWRLLLVAMPLTIAFTALLGWWWAGLVPASALLLGAALAPTDPVLAADVQVGEPTDEEDSEDEVRFGLTSEAGLNDGLAFPFVYGALALAGAGVAADSPSGWAALAEWLWRWVAIDVLWRVALGVAVGLGTGWLLGKLFFRARSETLRLADHAEGFLALAITFLAYGVAELMHGYGFLAVFVCAVSVRAAERSHGSHQVLHDFAEQIERLLTVLLLLLFGGAVIDGLLAPLTWQAALVGVLLVFVLRPAAAWVALRGSSAGPRERWVIAFFGIRGIGSLYYLAYAATHAKFPDLELLWATVGFVVLLSVVVHGVAATPVMQRLDRARDRHAPVAASAD; from the coding sequence GTTCCTCGGGCTCGGCATGCTCGTGTTCGCGCTGCCGCTCGACCTCGGGTCGCCGGATCCGATCGAGCACGCCGAGACCACCACCCGCCTCACCGAGATCGGCGTGATCGTCGCGCTGATCGGCGCCGGGCTGAAGCTCGACCGGCCCGTCGGGTGGCGGCGCTGGTCGGTCACCTGGCGTCTGCTGCTGGTCGCGATGCCGTTGACGATCGCGTTCACCGCGCTGCTCGGCTGGTGGTGGGCCGGGCTGGTGCCCGCGTCGGCGTTGCTGCTCGGTGCGGCGCTGGCCCCGACCGACCCGGTGCTGGCCGCCGACGTCCAGGTCGGCGAACCCACCGACGAGGAGGACTCCGAGGACGAGGTCCGGTTCGGGCTGACGTCGGAGGCCGGACTCAACGACGGGCTCGCGTTCCCGTTCGTCTACGGAGCGCTGGCGCTGGCCGGGGCCGGCGTCGCCGCCGACTCGCCGTCGGGCTGGGCCGCGCTCGCCGAGTGGCTCTGGCGCTGGGTCGCGATCGACGTGCTGTGGCGGGTCGCGCTCGGAGTGGCGGTCGGGCTGGGCACCGGGTGGCTGCTCGGCAAGCTGTTCTTCCGGGCCCGGTCGGAGACGCTGCGCCTGGCTGATCACGCGGAGGGTTTCCTGGCGCTGGCGATCACGTTCCTCGCCTACGGCGTGGCCGAACTGATGCACGGCTACGGGTTCCTCGCGGTGTTCGTCTGCGCGGTCTCGGTGCGTGCCGCGGAGCGGTCGCACGGCAGCCACCAGGTGCTGCACGACTTCGCCGAACAGATCGAGCGGCTGCTCACGGTCCTGCTGCTGTTGCTGTTCGGCGGCGCGGTGATCGACGGGCTGCTCGCGCCGTTGACCTGGCAGGCCGCGCTGGTCGGCGTTTTGCTGGTGTTCGTGCTGCGGCCGGCCGCGGCCTGGGTGGCGCTGCGCGGCTCGTCGGCCGGGCCGCGGGAGCGGTGGGTGATCGCGTTCTTCGGCATCCGCGGGATCGGGTCGCTGTACTACCTGGCGTACGCCGCGACGCACGCCAAGTTCCCGGACCTCGAGCTGCTCTGGGCCACGGTCGGTTTTGTCGTCCTGCTGTCGGTCGTCGTGCACGGCGTGGCAGCGACGCCGGTGATGCAACGCCTCGACCGGGCTCGCGACCGCCACGCGCCGGTCGCGGCCTCCGCCGACTGA